The following are from one region of the Natronosporangium hydrolyticum genome:
- a CDS encoding Gfo/Idh/MocA family protein, with product MPHRYAIVGAGARAQLFARALATTYADRSRLVAFADPNPARIAAHNRALTELGAPPATGWPADRFAELLTTERPDTVIVTSVDRTHDEYIVAALQAGCDVITEKPMTVDVAGCQRILQTVADTGRRVAVTFNYRYNPLHERVKELLSAGTIGEVGSVHFEWLLDVRHGADYFRRWHREKANSGGLLVHKATHHFDLVNWWLAAHPVEVYASGRLFFYGEHGQRHGYDRGYDRAHGSAAAESDPFALRMADSPQLQQLYLDAEAHDGYHRDRNVFAPGVTIEDDLSVLVRYDSGARMTYHLTAYSPWEGYRVMFNGSQGRLELEVVENDHVAAAAGGGLKGAQLHGDAAAAEAGGYTLTVRPFWRPPYQVDVPDHQREGHGGADSRMTDVLFGAEPGRIPDRLGRAATERDGAASLLVGFAGNVSLERGAPVRTSDLLDLSHHQPKESDARR from the coding sequence GTGCCGCACCGGTACGCCATCGTCGGCGCTGGCGCGCGCGCTCAACTGTTCGCGCGTGCCCTGGCCACCACCTACGCCGACCGGTCCCGGCTGGTCGCCTTCGCCGACCCCAACCCCGCCCGGATCGCCGCCCACAACCGGGCCCTGACCGAACTCGGTGCGCCGCCCGCGACCGGCTGGCCGGCCGACCGGTTCGCGGAGCTGCTCACCACCGAGCGGCCCGACACGGTCATCGTCACCTCCGTCGACCGGACCCACGACGAATACATCGTGGCGGCGCTCCAAGCCGGCTGCGACGTGATCACCGAGAAGCCGATGACCGTCGACGTGGCCGGCTGTCAGCGAATCCTGCAGACGGTTGCCGACACCGGCCGCAGGGTCGCCGTGACCTTCAACTACCGCTACAACCCGCTGCACGAGCGGGTAAAAGAGCTGTTGAGCGCCGGCACCATCGGCGAGGTCGGCTCGGTCCACTTCGAATGGCTGCTGGATGTCCGGCACGGGGCGGATTATTTCCGGCGGTGGCACCGGGAGAAGGCCAACTCGGGCGGGCTACTGGTGCACAAAGCTACCCACCACTTCGACCTGGTGAACTGGTGGCTGGCTGCCCACCCGGTTGAGGTCTACGCCTCTGGCCGGCTGTTCTTCTACGGCGAGCACGGGCAACGGCACGGCTACGATCGCGGCTACGACCGCGCCCACGGCTCGGCCGCAGCCGAGTCGGACCCGTTCGCGCTCCGCATGGCCGACAGTCCGCAGCTTCAACAGCTCTACCTCGACGCCGAGGCGCACGACGGCTACCACCGCGACCGCAACGTCTTCGCCCCGGGCGTGACCATCGAGGACGACCTGTCGGTACTGGTCCGATACGACAGCGGCGCCCGGATGACCTACCACCTGACCGCTTACTCGCCGTGGGAGGGGTACCGGGTGATGTTCAACGGCAGTCAGGGCCGGCTGGAGCTGGAGGTGGTGGAGAACGACCACGTCGCCGCGGCCGCTGGTGGCGGGCTAAAGGGGGCGCAGCTGCACGGCGACGCCGCTGCCGCCGAGGCCGGCGGCTACACGCTCACCGTACGACCGTTCTGGCGGCCGCCCTACCAGGTCGATGTCCCTGATCACCAGCGGGAAGGGCACGGCGGTGCGGACAGCCGGATGACCGATGTCTTGTTCGGAGCCGAGCCGGGCCGGATTCCCGACCGGCTGGGGCGCGCCGCCACCGAACGCGACGGCGCCGCCTCACTGCTCGTCGGCTTCGCCGGCAACGTTTCGCTTGAACGCGGCGCCCCGGTCCGCACCAGCGACCTGCTCGACCTGTCCCACCACCAGCCGAAGGAGTCCGATGCCCGGCGATGA
- a CDS encoding carbohydrate ABC transporter permease → MGRPAAAPPVPQPAASPPPTQPKTWRRDGRAALLFLGPWFVGLVAITAGPIFASLVLSFTDYSLLSSPSWIGLENYERMLNDPRLHSAMWVTLRYVVVSVPLQLALALALALVLDRGVRLLPLYRSIYYLPSLLGASVAIAILWRLVFGTEGLVNQVLTLPVISNVAGMLGIEPTGWVSHPDYALNTLIVLNVWTFGSPMVIFLAGLRQIPVMYYEAAAVDGASWLTRFGRITLPLLTPIIFFNLVLQMIGAFQTFTQAFIVSGGSGGPADSTLFYTLYLYQRGFGNFDMGYASAMAWVLLVIIGGFTAVNFLAAKYWVFYGDD, encoded by the coding sequence GTGGGCAGACCCGCTGCCGCGCCACCCGTACCGCAGCCGGCGGCATCGCCGCCGCCAACCCAACCGAAGACCTGGCGACGGGACGGCCGGGCCGCGCTGCTCTTCCTCGGGCCCTGGTTCGTCGGCCTGGTCGCGATCACCGCGGGTCCGATCTTCGCCTCGCTGGTGCTCTCCTTCACCGACTACAGCTTGCTGAGCTCGCCGAGCTGGATCGGGCTGGAGAACTACGAGCGGATGCTCAACGATCCGCGGCTACACAGCGCGATGTGGGTGACGCTGCGGTACGTGGTGGTGTCAGTGCCGCTGCAGCTGGCCCTGGCGCTGGCGCTGGCGTTGGTGCTGGACCGGGGCGTCCGGCTGCTGCCGCTCTACCGCTCGATCTATTACCTTCCCTCGCTGCTCGGCGCCAGCGTCGCGATCGCGATCCTGTGGCGGCTGGTCTTCGGCACCGAGGGACTGGTAAACCAGGTGCTCACGCTCCCGGTGATCTCGAACGTCGCCGGCATGCTCGGAATCGAGCCCACCGGCTGGGTCTCCCATCCTGACTACGCGCTCAACACGCTGATTGTGCTGAACGTCTGGACCTTCGGATCGCCGATGGTGATCTTCCTGGCGGGGCTGCGGCAGATCCCGGTGATGTACTACGAGGCCGCGGCGGTCGACGGCGCCAGCTGGCTGACCCGGTTCGGCCGGATCACCCTGCCGCTGCTGACCCCGATCATCTTCTTCAACCTGGTACTGCAGATGATCGGCGCGTTCCAGACGTTCACCCAGGCATTCATCGTCAGCGGCGGGAGCGGCGGGCCAGCCGACTCGACCCTCTTCTACACGCTGTACCTCTATCAACGGGGGTTCGGCAACTTCGACATGGGCTACGCCTCGGCGATGGCCTGGGTCCTACTCGTAATCATCGGAGGGTTCACCGCCGTGAACTTCCTGGCCGCGAAGTACTGGGTGTTCTATGGTGACGACTAA
- the uxaC gene encoding glucuronate isomerase, protein MPGDDDLLFPADPTTRALARELFGLVKEQPLISPHGHVDPRLLAEDAPFGDPARLLIVPDHYLTRMLHAQGVPPARLGVPSVDGSPVATDGRTIWRTFAEHWYLFRGTPSRIWLERTFRDVFGVTTPLTPATADEIYDGIAARLVEPEFRPRALFERFGIEVLATTESPTDDLGAHARLAADGWGGPGGRVITTFRPDNVVDFEFDGWAANIARLGELSGEDTTSYDGFLAALRRRREDFRKAGATSSDHGHVTAGTAALDHRQAAAVYDRALRGEADAADAELFRGHMLLEFARMSLDDGLVMQLHPGSVRNHNQWLYRRHGRDVGGDIPQATQYVEALRPLLTAYGNEPRLTLVLYTLDETSFSRELAPLAGGYPAVYLGAPWWFLDAPEALRRFREAVTETAGFYNTAGFVDDTRAFCSIPVRHEIARRVDAGFLARLVAEHRLPLAEAAETIVDLAYRIPKRIFRLEQP, encoded by the coding sequence ATGCCCGGCGATGACGACCTGCTGTTCCCGGCCGACCCGACCACCCGGGCGCTCGCTCGGGAGCTGTTCGGGCTGGTCAAGGAGCAGCCGCTGATCAGTCCGCACGGACATGTGGATCCGCGGCTGCTCGCCGAGGACGCCCCCTTCGGCGACCCGGCGCGGCTGCTGATCGTCCCCGACCACTATCTGACCCGGATGCTGCACGCCCAGGGCGTGCCGCCGGCGCGGCTGGGGGTGCCCTCGGTGGACGGCTCGCCAGTGGCGACCGACGGCCGCACCATCTGGCGGACCTTCGCCGAGCATTGGTACCTCTTCCGAGGAACTCCCTCCCGGATCTGGCTGGAGCGGACCTTTCGCGACGTCTTCGGGGTCACCACGCCGCTGACGCCGGCGACCGCCGACGAGATCTACGACGGGATCGCGGCCCGGCTGGTCGAGCCGGAGTTTCGGCCCCGCGCATTATTCGAACGCTTCGGCATCGAGGTGCTCGCCACCACCGAGTCACCCACCGACGACCTCGGCGCGCACGCCCGGCTGGCGGCCGACGGGTGGGGCGGCCCCGGCGGCCGGGTGATCACCACCTTCCGGCCAGACAATGTGGTCGATTTCGAGTTCGACGGCTGGGCCGCCAACATCGCCCGGCTGGGCGAGCTCAGCGGCGAAGACACGACCAGCTACGACGGCTTCCTCGCCGCGCTGCGCCGACGGCGGGAGGACTTCCGCAAGGCCGGCGCCACCTCCTCCGACCACGGACATGTCACCGCCGGCACCGCCGCGCTCGACCACCGGCAAGCGGCGGCGGTCTACGACCGGGCGCTACGGGGCGAGGCCGACGCCGCCGACGCCGAGCTGTTCCGGGGACACATGCTGTTGGAGTTCGCCCGGATGTCGCTCGACGACGGGCTGGTGATGCAGCTGCACCCCGGGTCGGTGCGCAATCACAACCAGTGGCTCTACCGACGGCACGGGCGCGACGTGGGCGGGGACATCCCGCAGGCGACCCAGTACGTCGAGGCGCTCCGCCCGCTGCTCACCGCGTACGGCAATGAGCCCCGGCTCACGTTGGTCCTATACACCCTGGACGAGACCAGTTTCAGCCGTGAACTGGCGCCGCTGGCCGGCGGCTACCCGGCGGTCTACCTGGGCGCGCCGTGGTGGTTCCTGGACGCGCCGGAGGCGTTGCGCCGGTTCCGGGAAGCGGTAACCGAGACTGCCGGCTTCTACAACACCGCCGGATTCGTCGACGACACCCGGGCGTTCTGCTCGATCCCGGTACGCCACGAGATCGCCCGCCGGGTCGACGCCGGATTCCTCGCCCGGCTGGTCGCCGAGCACCGGTTGCCACTGGCCGAGGCGGCGGAGACGATCGTCGACCTCGCCTACCGCATCCCGAAACGGATCTTCCGACTGGAGCAGCCATGA
- a CDS encoding Gfo/Idh/MocA family protein produces the protein MQSKTIGIIVNGVTGRMGYRQHLLRSLLAIREAGGLPLADGERLIPELVLVGRNEAKLADIAGRHGLTDWTTDLTAALARPDVQIYFDAQLTSARQPALAAAIAAGKHIYTEKPVAESLTGAVELARAADAAGIRHGVVADKLFLPGLRKLKRLLDGGFFGRVLSVRGEFGYWVFEGDWQPAQRPSWNYRAADGGGIVSDMFPHWHYLLEHLFGPVRTVTAHTATHLPRRWDEQGEPYDATAEDAAYGIFELAGGVVAQINSSWAVRVHRDELVEFQVDGVEGSAVAGLHHCHVQHRAATPKPVWNPDLPGGEDFRSQWQPVPDNDQFDNGFRAQWEQFLSDVVADRPHQFDLWAGARGVQLAELGLQSARDGRRLPLPELA, from the coding sequence ATGCAGAGCAAGACGATCGGCATCATCGTCAACGGCGTCACCGGACGGATGGGCTACCGGCAGCACCTGCTCCGGTCGCTACTCGCGATCCGGGAAGCCGGCGGCCTGCCGCTCGCCGATGGCGAACGGTTGATTCCCGAACTGGTGCTGGTCGGACGCAACGAAGCCAAGCTCGCCGACATCGCCGGCCGGCACGGCCTGACCGACTGGACCACCGACCTGACCGCCGCGCTCGCTCGCCCGGACGTCCAGATCTACTTCGACGCCCAGCTGACCTCGGCCCGCCAGCCGGCGCTCGCCGCGGCGATCGCCGCCGGCAAGCACATCTACACCGAGAAGCCGGTCGCCGAGTCGTTGACCGGCGCGGTCGAGCTGGCTCGGGCGGCGGACGCGGCAGGGATCCGGCACGGCGTGGTCGCCGACAAGCTGTTCCTGCCCGGACTCCGCAAGCTGAAACGACTGCTGGACGGCGGCTTCTTCGGCCGGGTGCTGTCGGTACGCGGCGAGTTCGGCTACTGGGTCTTCGAGGGTGACTGGCAGCCGGCCCAGCGTCCTTCGTGGAACTACCGGGCCGCCGACGGCGGCGGGATCGTCTCCGACATGTTCCCGCACTGGCACTACCTGCTAGAGCACCTGTTCGGACCGGTGCGGACGGTTACTGCCCACACCGCCACTCATCTGCCCCGCCGCTGGGACGAGCAGGGCGAGCCCTACGACGCCACCGCCGAGGACGCTGCCTACGGCATCTTCGAACTGGCGGGCGGGGTGGTCGCGCAGATCAACTCGTCGTGGGCGGTCCGAGTGCACCGCGACGAGTTGGTCGAGTTCCAGGTCGACGGGGTCGAGGGCAGCGCGGTCGCCGGGCTGCACCACTGTCATGTCCAACACCGCGCGGCAACCCCGAAGCCGGTCTGGAATCCTGACCTCCCCGGGGGCGAGGATTTCCGGTCCCAGTGGCAACCGGTGCCAGACAACGACCAGTTCGACAACGGCTTCCGGGCCCAGTGGGAGCAGTTCCTTTCCGACGTGGTCGCCGACCGGCCGCACCAGTTCGACCTGTGGGCCGGCGCCCGCGGGGTGCAGCTAGCCGAGCTCGGCCTGCAGTCGGCCCGGGACGGCCGCCGGCTTCCGTTGCCGGAGCTGGCATGA
- a CDS encoding LacI family DNA-binding transcriptional regulator, with product MPVTIRDVATASGVHMSTVSRTFSAPHLVNPETRSRVLAIAEQLGYRPNRAARALITGRTHNLGLIVADLANPFFPPLIKAAEGQARQRDHHIFVADANEDPLVEEELVLAMAKQVDGVLLCSPRMSNSVIEQLSRDVPLVVVNRSIPGLPCVVMDVGQGARRAVEHLVELGHRQLALLGGPRGSWTNREIRRSAVAAARLAGAELAIISPNPPTEEGGYAAAELVVRDPATAVLAYNDLMAIGLLEGLDELGVGVPDQVSVVGIDDIELARRTRPKLTTVATPAGAAGRAAVDMLLQHGDDRRTTAQAVLQTELVVRESTAPPSAAAAGAETSNRE from the coding sequence GTGCCTGTAACGATCCGCGACGTCGCCACCGCCTCCGGCGTACACATGTCCACGGTGTCCCGGACGTTCTCGGCGCCGCACCTGGTCAACCCGGAGACCCGCAGCCGGGTGCTGGCCATCGCCGAACAGCTCGGCTACCGGCCCAACCGGGCCGCCCGGGCGCTGATCACCGGCCGGACCCACAATCTCGGCCTCATCGTGGCCGACCTGGCCAACCCGTTCTTCCCCCCGCTGATCAAAGCGGCCGAGGGGCAAGCGCGGCAACGGGATCACCACATCTTCGTCGCCGACGCCAATGAAGACCCATTGGTCGAGGAGGAGCTCGTCCTGGCGATGGCCAAACAGGTCGACGGCGTACTGCTCTGCAGCCCTCGGATGAGCAACAGCGTGATCGAGCAGTTGTCGCGGGACGTCCCACTGGTGGTCGTCAACCGGTCGATCCCGGGCCTGCCCTGCGTGGTGATGGATGTCGGGCAGGGGGCGCGCAGGGCCGTCGAGCACCTGGTGGAGCTGGGGCACCGCCAGCTCGCGTTGCTCGGTGGCCCGCGTGGCTCCTGGACCAACCGGGAGATCCGCCGGTCGGCGGTGGCCGCCGCCCGGTTGGCCGGGGCGGAGCTGGCGATCATCAGTCCCAACCCACCCACCGAGGAGGGCGGTTACGCCGCCGCCGAGCTGGTGGTGCGGGACCCGGCCACCGCCGTACTCGCCTACAACGACCTGATGGCCATCGGTCTGCTGGAAGGGCTGGACGAGCTCGGGGTCGGCGTGCCGGACCAGGTCAGTGTGGTCGGCATCGACGATATCGAGTTGGCCCGGCGGACCCGGCCGAAGCTGACCACGGTCGCGACTCCGGCGGGGGCTGCGGGACGCGCCGCCGTCGACATGTTGCTACAGCACGGCGACGACCGCCGGACTACCGCACAGGCGGTGCTCCAGACCGAGCTCGTGGTCCGGGAGTCGACCGCGCCCCCTAGCGCCGCCGCAGCCGGCGCCGAGACCTCGAACCGGGAGTGA
- a CDS encoding sugar phosphate isomerase/epimerase family protein, producing the protein MVAGCAAAGLRGVGLWRESVAEVGVGQAAAQVRSAGLQVTSLCRGGFFQQPGWYDENRRAIDEAATLGAPVLVLVSGGLPADEPDLAAARARVGDAIGALVAHAHAAGVQLAIEPLHPMYAADRCVVSTLDQALALAAPYPAEVVGVVVDTYHLWWDDRVWAAIARAGAAGRISCYQLADWVTPLPAGVLTGRGLPGQGCIDFGRFHTAVEAAGYTGPIEVEIFNETLWAQPGQDILAATIDSFPAP; encoded by the coding sequence ATGGTAGCCGGCTGCGCCGCCGCCGGCCTGCGCGGCGTCGGGCTCTGGCGCGAATCAGTCGCCGAGGTCGGCGTCGGGCAGGCGGCCGCCCAGGTACGCTCCGCCGGCCTACAGGTCACCTCGCTGTGCCGCGGCGGGTTCTTCCAGCAGCCGGGCTGGTACGACGAGAACCGGCGCGCCATCGACGAAGCCGCCACGCTCGGCGCCCCGGTGCTGGTGCTGGTCAGCGGTGGTCTGCCGGCCGACGAACCAGACCTCGCCGCCGCCCGCGCCCGGGTCGGCGATGCGATCGGGGCCCTGGTGGCCCACGCCCACGCCGCCGGAGTGCAGCTGGCGATCGAACCGCTCCACCCGATGTACGCGGCCGACCGGTGTGTTGTCTCCACACTCGACCAGGCGCTCGCGCTCGCCGCGCCGTACCCGGCGGAGGTCGTGGGGGTAGTAGTGGACACGTACCACCTCTGGTGGGATGACCGTGTCTGGGCGGCGATCGCGCGGGCCGGTGCCGCTGGGCGGATCAGCTGCTATCAGCTCGCCGACTGGGTCACGCCGCTGCCGGCCGGGGTGCTCACCGGTCGCGGCCTGCCCGGGCAGGGGTGCATCGACTTCGGTCGGTTCCACACGGCCGTCGAGGCCGCTGGCTACACCGGACCAATCGAGGTCGAGATCTTCAACGAAACACTGTGGGCACAACCGGGCCAGGATATCCTCGCCGCCACCATCGACTCGTTCCCCGCCCCGTGA
- a CDS encoding carbohydrate ABC transporter permease, with amino-acid sequence MVTTKPTTVPDPARSQRMQRPPQINRGRVKGLLIHVGLITFGLVMLYPLLWMISSAFTPTELIFREPGLWPSQPTLENFRDGWTALRHPFHRYIFNSMVIVFGAVIGNLLACSMAAYAFARLNFRGRKWYFAIMLGTIMLPIHVVIVPQYILFAQLDWINTFYPLIVPKFLATDAFFIFLMVQFIRGLPKELDEAARIDGCNHWGIYWRVILPLSMPALATTAIFTFIWTWNDFFSQLIFLADPDLATVPLALRLFVDSTGSTSWGPLFAMSVVALGPIFGFFLAGQRYLVRGIATTGIK; translated from the coding sequence ATGGTGACGACTAAGCCGACCACGGTCCCCGATCCGGCGCGGTCGCAGCGAATGCAGCGGCCGCCGCAGATCAACCGGGGTCGAGTCAAAGGCCTGCTGATCCATGTCGGACTCATTACGTTCGGCCTGGTGATGCTGTATCCGCTGCTGTGGATGATCTCCAGCGCCTTTACCCCGACCGAGCTGATCTTCCGTGAGCCGGGGCTATGGCCCAGCCAGCCCACCCTGGAAAATTTCCGGGACGGGTGGACGGCGCTGCGCCACCCGTTCCACCGATACATCTTCAACTCGATGGTGATCGTCTTCGGTGCGGTGATCGGGAATCTCCTGGCCTGCTCGATGGCGGCGTACGCGTTCGCCCGGCTCAACTTCCGGGGCCGGAAGTGGTACTTCGCGATCATGCTCGGCACCATCATGCTCCCCATCCACGTTGTGATCGTGCCGCAGTACATCCTCTTCGCCCAGCTCGACTGGATCAACACCTTCTATCCGTTGATCGTGCCGAAATTCCTGGCCACCGACGCGTTCTTCATCTTTCTGATGGTGCAGTTCATCCGCGGCCTGCCAAAGGAGCTGGACGAGGCCGCCCGGATCGACGGCTGTAACCATTGGGGGATCTACTGGCGGGTGATCCTGCCACTGTCGATGCCGGCGCTGGCGACCACCGCGATCTTTACCTTCATCTGGACCTGGAACGACTTCTTCAGCCAGCTGATCTTCCTTGCGGACCCAGATCTGGCTACTGTGCCGCTGGCGCTGCGGCTCTTCGTGGACTCGACCGGCTCGACCTCCTGGGGCCCGCTGTTCGCGATGTCCGTGGTCGCGCTGGGGCCGATCTTCGGCTTTTTCCTGGCTGGTCAGCGATACCTTGTCCGAGGCATCGCGACCACCGGGATCAAATAG
- a CDS encoding ABC transporter substrate-binding protein yields the protein MRRSMRFGRQSVVVGFALALVASGCGDSGGDDTTVTLQFSWWGSDSRHDETQQIIDAFEAANPDIRINGDFTDWNSYWDRLATATAGGRPPDIITQEERFVSEYVANNQLLDLNTLPDDALDLNHLDEAALAAGEIGDGLYAIATGVNAFTIVADPEIFDEAGVELPDDTTWTWQDYLDLSVEISESGAGYGAQVFGTNEAGFNAYARQRGESLYQADGGLGFSAETLAEWWTLSLDQTLLGGAPEATESVEIGSSGPDQSLLATNDGAMGFWWTNQLGALAGAAGRDLVLLRQPGEADGQRPGMYLKPAMFYSISANTDHPEEAARFVDYLLNSAEAAEIMLTDRGLPANLEVREAIQPLLPETEQQVSEFLAEITPELADPPPPPPTGAGEAVDIMQRLHEEVLFERMTPIEAAEQFMQELEAATS from the coding sequence GTGCGAAGAAGTATGCGATTCGGCCGCCAGTCGGTCGTGGTCGGCTTTGCGCTGGCACTGGTCGCCAGCGGATGCGGCGACAGTGGTGGCGACGACACAACGGTAACCCTCCAGTTTTCGTGGTGGGGGTCGGACTCCCGGCACGACGAGACTCAGCAGATCATCGACGCCTTTGAGGCGGCGAACCCCGACATCCGGATCAACGGCGACTTCACCGACTGGAACTCCTACTGGGACCGGCTCGCCACCGCCACCGCCGGCGGCCGGCCGCCGGACATCATCACCCAGGAGGAGCGGTTCGTCAGCGAGTACGTCGCGAACAACCAGCTGCTCGACCTGAACACACTGCCGGACGACGCCCTCGACCTGAACCACCTGGACGAAGCCGCCCTGGCCGCTGGTGAGATTGGTGATGGGCTATACGCGATCGCGACCGGGGTCAACGCCTTCACGATCGTGGCCGACCCGGAGATCTTCGACGAGGCCGGGGTCGAGCTGCCCGACGACACCACCTGGACCTGGCAGGACTACCTCGACCTCTCGGTGGAGATCTCCGAGAGCGGCGCCGGCTACGGCGCCCAGGTCTTCGGCACCAACGAGGCCGGTTTCAACGCCTACGCGCGGCAGCGGGGCGAGTCGCTCTACCAGGCGGACGGCGGCCTCGGCTTCTCGGCCGAGACGCTGGCCGAGTGGTGGACGCTGTCGCTGGACCAGACGCTCCTCGGCGGCGCGCCGGAGGCCACCGAGTCGGTGGAGATCGGCTCCTCCGGTCCGGACCAGTCGTTGCTGGCGACCAACGACGGCGCGATGGGCTTCTGGTGGACCAACCAGCTCGGCGCGCTCGCCGGCGCCGCCGGCCGAGACCTGGTGTTGTTGCGCCAGCCCGGCGAGGCCGACGGTCAGCGGCCCGGCATGTACCTCAAGCCGGCGATGTTCTATTCGATTTCGGCCAACACCGACCACCCAGAGGAGGCGGCCCGCTTCGTCGACTACCTGCTCAACAGTGCCGAGGCCGCGGAGATCATGCTGACCGACCGGGGGTTGCCGGCGAATCTCGAGGTGCGGGAAGCGATCCAACCGCTGCTGCCCGAGACCGAGCAGCAGGTCAGCGAGTTCCTGGCGGAGATTACCCCGGAGCTGGCGGACCCGCCGCCACCACCGCCGACCGGCGCCGGCGAGGCCGTCGACATCATGCAGCGGCTGCACGAGGAGGTGCTGTTCGAACGGATGACGCCGATCGAGGCGGCCGAACAGTTCATGCAGGAGCTCGAGGCCGCCACTAGCTAA
- a CDS encoding dihydrodipicolinate synthase family protein gives MSTRVTLPGGEELRLPAGDGWPVPTHPFRSRVAYAAAHVVPDPTAENGPGQPATLDWDTTLAFRHHLWRHGFGVAEAMDTAQRGMGLDYPATRELIRRSCAEAREVGGAIVAGVATDQLPPGPATLDQVRAAYEQQLADVSQAGALPVLMCSRHLAAAARSADDYLQLYDHLLTSADRPVLLHWLGEAFDPALAGYWGADDLDAATETVLSLIAAHPDRIDGIKLSLLDAEREVAMRRRLPAGVRLYTGDDFHYPELIRGDEQGYSDALLGIFAAIAPAAAAALHALDAGDDSGYAAAMAPTVPLSRHIFAAPTQYYKTGIAWLAWLAGHQTHFTMVGGGQSGRSPVHLAQALILAAAAGLLPDPQLAAARARAFFSVCGVPQ, from the coding sequence ATGAGCACCCGGGTGACGCTGCCCGGCGGCGAGGAGCTCCGCCTCCCGGCTGGCGACGGCTGGCCCGTGCCCACGCACCCGTTCCGCTCCCGGGTGGCGTACGCGGCGGCCCATGTGGTGCCCGACCCGACCGCTGAGAACGGTCCCGGCCAGCCGGCGACCCTCGACTGGGACACCACGCTAGCCTTCCGGCATCACTTGTGGCGGCATGGCTTCGGGGTCGCCGAGGCGATGGACACCGCCCAGCGCGGCATGGGCCTGGACTACCCGGCGACCAGGGAGCTGATCCGGCGCAGCTGCGCCGAGGCCCGGGAGGTGGGCGGGGCGATCGTCGCCGGAGTCGCTACCGACCAGTTGCCGCCCGGCCCGGCGACGCTCGATCAGGTCCGGGCCGCGTACGAGCAGCAGCTCGCTGATGTCAGCCAAGCCGGCGCGCTGCCGGTGCTGATGTGCAGCCGGCACCTCGCCGCCGCGGCCCGGTCCGCCGATGACTATCTCCAGCTCTACGATCACCTGCTGACCAGCGCTGACCGCCCGGTCCTGCTGCATTGGCTGGGTGAGGCGTTCGACCCGGCGCTCGCCGGCTACTGGGGCGCCGACGACCTGGACGCCGCCACCGAGACGGTGCTGTCGCTGATCGCGGCGCACCCGGACCGGATCGACGGGATCAAGCTGTCGCTGTTGGACGCCGAACGCGAGGTCGCGATGCGACGCCGGCTCCCGGCCGGCGTGCGGCTCTACACCGGCGACGACTTCCACTACCCGGAGTTGATCCGCGGCGACGAGCAGGGCTACTCCGACGCGCTGCTCGGGATCTTCGCCGCGATCGCGCCGGCTGCGGCCGCCGCCCTGCACGCGCTCGACGCCGGTGACGACAGCGGATATGCGGCCGCGATGGCGCCGACCGTGCCGCTTTCGCGCCATATCTTCGCTGCGCCCACTCAGTACTACAAGACCGGCATCGCCTGGTTGGCCTGGCTGGCCGGCCATCAGACGCACTTCACAATGGTCGGTGGCGGGCAGTCCGGCCGGTCACCGGTCCATCTGGCGCAGGCGCTGATCCTGGCCGCAGCCGCCGGGCTGTTGCCCGACCCGCAACTCGCTGCCGCCCGCGCCCGGGCGTTCTTCTCCGTCTGCGGGGTGCCGCAGTGA